One window of Pirellulales bacterium genomic DNA carries:
- a CDS encoding aspartate carbamoyltransferase catalytic subunit: MSTKVGEISAVPAAWTRRHLLGLEDLSAEEITLILDTAVSFKEATGGCKKKLSSLAGRTCANLFFENSTRTRTSFSLAARRLGADTVDFTASGSSLSKGETFIDTAKNIEAMGIDLVVVRHRTPGTPHLLAQNLSCAVINAGDGPHEHPTQGLLDIMTIREQLGSIKGLTVALVGDIAHSRTARSNIWGLKKLGAHVILCGPSTLVSPLWRDVGVEVSHDLDKILPRCDVLNLLRIQFERQTTMPFPSVREYALLYAMNSERLAKAKEDILILAPGPINRGVELTPDVADGPHSVILEQVTNGLAVRMAVLWLICGTL; the protein is encoded by the coding sequence ATGAGCACCAAGGTCGGTGAAATAAGCGCCGTGCCCGCTGCCTGGACTCGGCGGCATTTGCTTGGCTTAGAAGATCTTTCCGCGGAAGAGATCACGCTGATTCTGGACACAGCCGTCTCGTTCAAGGAAGCAACCGGCGGTTGCAAGAAGAAGCTCTCCTCACTCGCCGGGCGGACCTGCGCGAACCTGTTCTTCGAGAACTCGACCCGCACCCGCACCAGCTTCTCGCTCGCGGCGCGACGCCTGGGGGCCGATACGGTCGATTTCACGGCCTCGGGCAGCAGCCTGTCGAAAGGGGAAACCTTCATCGACACGGCCAAGAATATCGAGGCGATGGGCATCGACCTGGTGGTCGTGCGGCACCGCACGCCCGGTACGCCGCATCTGCTGGCCCAAAATCTCTCCTGCGCGGTGATTAACGCCGGGGACGGTCCCCACGAGCATCCCACGCAGGGTCTGCTCGACATCATGACCATTCGCGAGCAACTGGGAAGCATCAAAGGGCTGACCGTCGCGCTGGTTGGTGATATCGCCCACAGCCGCACAGCCCGCTCGAACATTTGGGGCCTCAAGAAGCTCGGCGCGCACGTGATTCTGTGCGGCCCGTCGACCTTGGTGTCGCCGCTATGGCGTGACGTGGGTGTCGAGGTATCACACGACTTGGATAAGATTCTGCCGCGCTGCGATGTGCTGAACTTATTGCGCATCCAGTTCGAGCGTCAAACGACCATGCCGTTCCCCTCGGTCCGCGAATACGCCCTGCTGTACGCGATGAACAGCGAACGACTGGCCAAGGCCAAGGAAGACATCCTGATCCTGGCCCCCGGACCGATCAACCGCGGCGTGGAACTGACCCCCGACGTGGCGGATGGTCCGCATTCGGTGATTCTCGAACAAGTCACGAACGGACTGGCCGTGCGCATGGCGGTACTGTGGTTGATTTGCGGCACGTTATGA
- a CDS encoding GGDEF domain-containing protein — protein MSRKSPIIVQISLEDVSLAARWRDALAANDLFETPSDVTGERASGQLGRKRPPHVLVVPIDRVSDPTCQELLARHGQGVVFVGDAAAVGFSPDTLARNAIVLPVEATAREIVLACRLLGENVRLRRRALRERRDRQRLQRLADTDPLTGLLNRRAWQRVLHAQLRDVATAGVVHCLAVVDLDYFKQINETQGYSAGDQVLMQVAQALRQGVRSGDAVARLGGDEFGVLLTNISEIAAATIVERLRQRTTSRAEPSDDAVTASVGYVCFSPQRGLGEALIIEAADQALRAAKLAGRNRAVAAPTI, from the coding sequence ATGTCTCGGAAGTCACCTATTATCGTGCAGATTTCGCTTGAAGACGTGTCGCTCGCCGCTCGTTGGCGGGACGCTTTGGCCGCGAACGATTTGTTCGAAACGCCCTCGGATGTAACGGGCGAGCGGGCAAGCGGGCAGCTTGGCCGGAAGCGGCCGCCCCACGTCCTGGTCGTTCCGATCGACAGGGTGAGTGACCCTACTTGCCAGGAACTGCTCGCGCGGCACGGTCAAGGGGTTGTGTTCGTTGGAGATGCGGCGGCAGTGGGTTTCTCGCCGGACACGCTTGCGCGGAATGCGATCGTTTTGCCCGTCGAGGCGACGGCCCGAGAAATCGTGCTCGCCTGTCGTTTGCTAGGGGAGAACGTGCGCCTGCGGCGGCGCGCGTTGCGCGAGCGACGCGATCGCCAGCGGCTGCAACGTCTGGCCGATACCGACCCGCTGACAGGCTTGCTCAATCGCCGCGCCTGGCAACGCGTGCTGCACGCCCAGTTACGAGATGTCGCGACCGCGGGCGTGGTGCATTGTCTTGCGGTTGTCGATCTGGACTACTTCAAGCAAATCAATGAAACGCAGGGCTACTCGGCGGGGGACCAGGTGCTGATGCAGGTGGCCCAAGCCTTGCGACAAGGGGTGCGAAGCGGCGATGCGGTCGCCCGGCTGGGAGGCGACGAATTTGGAGTTCTGCTGACCAATATCAGCGAAATCGCTGCGGCCACGATCGTCGAGCGGTTGCGGCAGCGGACGACGTCTCGCGCAGAGCCCTCGGACGATGCCGTGACGGCCAGTGTCGGTTACGTTTGCTTCTCGCCCCAGCGTGGGTTGGGCGAGGCTCTGATCATTGAAGCTGCAGATCAGGCCCTGCGCGCGGCCAAGCTGGCCGGGCGGAACCGTGCCGTGGCCGCGCCGACGATTTAG